The following coding sequences are from one Anabas testudineus chromosome 16, fAnaTes1.2, whole genome shotgun sequence window:
- the zdhhc11 gene encoding probable palmitoyltransferase ZDHHC11, protein MVPGKMNCFSQRLRRTSPMHGSSKNQLVPSKPPRINGWSWPPQAFQVVGWMVYSYLAIVSFGIYIPLLPLPWKHVVYAVTGTTFIVHFFTHIAAVTIDPADASVRTKQSYNSPMPLFDRTKQPHVIQNLHCYLCDVNVGPKVKHCGVCNKCVKDFDHHCKWLNNCVGGRNYWFFFVALCSATLGAFLLVVVILFVFIQHYLNPNSLRSDTQFDSTVGNGTWLTFLPFAPIKTSSAGLLIIAFVTVMLSITCLLLLCHLLGFHFYLFYKGISTYDYVKRQRQKETRNCCTEAKNPNDAKTHNKAPENQESSIDCEPALSQSASNCNFGDKGRLSSRLSGSLCTELENFRKSAEKENRFHYGTENLKENAAREMSLSWKSDTDEGARSTSVKPVDNIPGLQDPLGSSVMTPGDTEQ, encoded by the exons ATGGTCCCcggaaaa ATGAACTGCTTCAGTCAAAGGCTGAGACGCACGTCTCCCATGCATGGCAGCAGCAAAAATCAGCTGGTCCCCTCCAAACCCCCCAGGATAAACGGATGGTCGTGGCCCCCTCAAGCCTTCCAAGTGGTTGGCTGGATGGTGTACAGCTATCTCGCCATAGTCAGCTTTGGCATCTATATCCCTCTTCTGCCTCTGCCCTGGAAGCATGTGGTATATGCT GTGACTGGCACAACATTTATTGTGCACTTCTTCACCCATATTGCTGCTGTTACTATAGATCCAGCAGATGCCAGTGTCAGGACCAAACAGAGCTACAACAGTCCAATGCCACTTTTTGACCGTACAAAACAACCCCATGTGATCCAGAATCTACACTGCTACCTATGTGATGTCAATGT TGGCCCCAAAGTAAAACACTGTGGTGTTTGCAACAAGTGTGTGAAAGACTTTGATCACCACTGCAAATGGCTGAATAACTGTGTGGGTGGAAGGAACTACTG GTTCTTCTTTGTGGCCCTGTGCTCTGCTACACTAGGTGCCTTCCTGCTTGTTGTGGTTAtcttatttgtctttattcagCATTATCTAAACCCAAACAGCCTGCGAAGCgacacacagtttgaca GTACGGTGGGGAATGGAACATGGCTCACATTTTTACCTTTTGCACCTATAAAGACTAGTTCAGCTGGTCTCCTTATAATAGCCTTCGTAACAGTCATGCTAAGCATTACCTGTCTACTGTTGCTCTGTCATCTGCTGGGTTTTCACTTTTATCTGT TTTATAAAGGTATAAGCACATATGATTATGTAAAAAGGCAGCGCCAGAAAGAAACTAGAAACTGTTGCACAGAAGCAAAAAATCCTAATGATGCCAAAACCCATAACAAGGCCCCTGAG aaCCAGGAAAGCTCAATTGACTGTGAACCAGCATTATCACAAAGTGCAAG TAACTGCAACTTTGGTGATAAAGGTCGACTCAGCAGCAGACTTTCAGGGTCTTTATGTACAGAG TTGGAAAACTTCAGGAAATCAGCGGAAAAGGAGAATAGATTTCATTATGGCACAGAAAATCTCAAAGAGAATGCAGCAC GAGAAATGTCTTTGAGCTGGAAGTCTGACACTGATGAGGGAGCTCGGAGCACCAGTGTAAAGCCTGTGGACAACATTCCCGGGTTGCAGGACCCCCTGGGCAGCTCAGTTATGACTCCAGGTGATACTGAGCAGTAA
- the brd9 gene encoding bromodomain-containing protein 9, with the protein MGKKHKKHKPEWRTVDDYEDKALEKPLKLVLKVGGSEVTELSGSGHDSSYYDDRSDHERERHKEKKKKKKKKSEKDKDKYVDDEERRRRKEEKRKKREREQNESEAAAAAASAAGPAGPVEPFTLTKSITISLEPEEKKKKKERFEIESEVEEFHPSIKIEVEQQGDRPVRACRTQQENESTPRQLLLEHFLRQLQRKDPHGFFAFPVTDAIAPGYSVIIKHPMDFSTMKDKIRNNEYNTVTEFKADFKLMCDNAMVYNRPETVYYKAAKKLLHTGFKMMSKERLLALKRSMSFMQDMDFTQQAAILGDEDLPADLPPAEIIPIPVESAKKSKKQPVKDMKEVISYLYEPEGNACSLTDSTAEEHVLALVEHSADEARDRINRYMPNSKIGYLHKELDSSLLYTVVNQLDPDAEEEETHKVDLSSLSNKLLPGLTTLGFKDDRRHKVTFLSSAYNIQTLQKNSVFPDLLPDEVDMLYSAYGDDTGVQCALSIQEFVKGCGSVTKHWVDGLLDKMTAGDHIKSVSQIRQKRNIMLKPDETKSNICDMQMSDSTGLGDSGSVLDFMSMKSYPDMSLEMSMLNSLGKTVKKEPGNEEGQQHFDDTEKLLQEFQEAQVDRVGSRPSSNLSSLSNASERDQHHLGSPSHLGVGDQSEMVHDPYEFLQSPEPEGSANS; encoded by the exons ATGGGGAAAAAGCACAAGAAACATAAACCGGAGTGGAGAACAGTTGATG ACTATGAGGACAAGGCACTTGAGAAGCCCCTTAAACTTGTGCTCAAAGTTGGAGGAAGTGAGGTGACAGAACTGTCCGGTTCAGGCCATGATTCCAGCTACTATGATGATAGGTCGGATCATGAGCGAGAACGCcacaaggagaaaaagaaaaagaagaagaagaagtctgaaaaagataaagacaaGTATGTTGAcgatgaggagaggagacggCGGAAG gaggagaagaggaagaagagagaacGGGAACAGAATGAATCAGaggcagctgcagctgctgctagTGCTGCTGGGCCTGCTGGGCCTGTTGAACCTTTCACTTTGACGAAAAGTATAACTATTTCATTAGAG ccagaggagaagaaaaagaagaaagaaaggttTGAGATAGAGTCCGAAGTGGAGGAGTTTCACCCAAGCATAAAAATAGAAGTAGAGCAACAAGGAGACAGACCGGTCAGAGCCTGCAGGACACAACAAG AAAATGAGTCCACTCCTCGCCAACTACTCCTGGAGCACTTTTTGAGGCAGCTGCAAAG GAAAGACCCCCATGGATTCTTTGCATTTCCAGTAACAGATGCAATTGCCCCTGGTTACTCAGTGATCATCAAACATCCTATGGACTTCAGCACAATGAAGGACAAAATTAGAAACAATGAGTACAACACAGTAACAGAATTCAAG GCAGATTTTAAACTGATGTGTGATAATGCTATGGTGTACAACCGCCCAGAGACCGTCTACTATAAGGCTGCCAAGAAGCTTCTCCATACAGGATTCAAGATGATGAGCAAG GAACGACTGCTGGCTCTGAAGCGCAGCATGTCGTTCATGCAAGATATGGATTTCACCCAGCAAGCAGCCATTTTAGGAGATGAAGACCTGCCTGCAGATCTGCCTCCTGCAGAGATAATTCCCATTCCAGTGGAATCAGCTAAGAAATCCAAGAAACAACCAGTCAAAGATATGAAGGAAGTCATCAG TTACCTGTATGAACCAGAGGGAAATGCTTGCAGTTTGACTGACAGTACAGCAGAGGAGCATGTTCTGGCTCTCGTTGAACATTCTGCAGATGAAGCTCGGGATCGCATTAACAGATACATGCCAAACTCCAAG attgGCTATTTGCATAAAGAGTTAGACAGTTCTCTTCTATATACTGTTGTAAATCAACTTGATCCTGATGCTGAAG AAGAAGAGACCCATAAAGTGGACTTGAGTTCTCTGTCAAATAAACTTCTGCCTGGATTAACAACCTTGGGTTTCAAAGATGACAGGAGACACAAAG TGACCTTCCTGAGCAGTGCCTACAATATCCAGACTCTTCAGAAGAACTCAGTCTTTCCAGACCTGCTGCCTGATGAGGTCGACATGCTCTATTCAGCCTATGGAGATGACACTGGTGTACAGTGTGCTTTGAG TATACAAGAGTTTGTCAAGGGCTGTGGAAGTGTTACCAAGCATTGGGTTGATGGACTTCTGGACAAGATGACTGCAGGCGACCACATTAAATCAGTCAGTCAGATTCGACAG aaaagaaacataatGCTGAAACCTGACGAAACCAAGTCCAACATTTGTGACATGCAG ATGTCAGATAGCACTGGCTTGGGAGACAGCGGTTCAGTCCTGGACTTTATGTCAATGAAGAGCTATCCTGATATGTCCCTGGAAATGTCCATGCTAAACTCTTTAG GCAAAACCGTGAAAAAAGAACCAGGGAATGAGGAGGGCCAGCAGCATTTTGACGATACAGAGAAACTCCTGCAGGAGTTCCAGGAGGCTCAGGTAGACAGGGTCGGCTCCAGACCCTCGTCTAACCTGTCTTCCCTCTCTAATGCCTCAGAGAGGGATCAGCACCACCTAG GGAGCCCATCACACCTGGGTGTTGGTGACCAGTCTGAAATGGTTCACGATCCCTACGAGTTCCTGCAATCTCCAGAGCCAGAGGGCTCAGCCAACAGCTga
- the LOC113171120 gene encoding tubulin polymerization-promoting protein has product MANHKDNVDDFKVQTARHPNISSVPLRPHSEQSKDRVSKRLSTESNGTSEGGVGSSTPVEVTALEESFRRFAIHGDTRATGKEMHGKNWSKLCKDCSVIDGKNITLTDVDIVFSKVKKKSCRTITFDEFKVALGELARKKYKDKTGEEAEAEVFKLIEGKAPIIAGVTRAVASPTVSRLTDTTKFTGSHKERFDDTGRGKGKAGRVDIVDTSGYVSGYKHQGSYEKKINKPTVGKPM; this is encoded by the exons ATGGCAAACCACAA AGACAACGTAGATGACTTTAAAGTCCAGACAGCCAGACATCCTAACATCAGCTCGGTTCCTTTACGGCCACACAGTGAACAATCTAAAGACCGGGTGTCCAAAAGGCTTTCAACGGAGTCCAATGGGACCAGTGAAGGAGGCGTGGGGTCATCCACACCAGTGGAGGTGACCGCATTGGAAGAGTCATTCCGACGCTTTGCTATCCACGGTGACACTCGCGCTACCGGGAAGGAGATGCACGGCAAGAACTGGTCCAAGCTCTGCAAGGACTGCAGTGTGATCGATGGCAAGAACATCACCCTCACTGATGTGGACATTGTCTTCAGCAAAGTCAA GAAGAAATCCTGTCGCACTATCACATTTGACGAGTTCAAGGTTGCCCTCGGAGAGCTGGCcaggaaaaaatacaaagacaagaCTGGAGAAGAGGCTGAGGCCGAAGTCTTTAAGCTAATCGAGGGGAAGGCGCCTATTATAGCAGGAGTTACG AGAGCTGTGGCTTCCCCGACAGTGAGCCGTCTAACGGACACCACCAAGTTCACAGGTTCACACAAGGAGCGTTTTGACGACACAGGCCGCGGGAAGGGTAAGGCAGGACGAGTAGACATAGTTGACACTTCCGGATATGTCTCGGGATACAAACATCAAGGGTcgtatgaaaagaaaatcaataaaccCACTGTGGGCAAACCCATGTGA